One stretch of Halichoerus grypus chromosome 10, mHalGry1.hap1.1, whole genome shotgun sequence DNA includes these proteins:
- the LOC118528832 gene encoding L-lactate dehydrogenase B chain-like: MRAVQQEQRSKKNNNNNKTDCTSCRRRGNHPNNKITVVGVAQLGMACAINILGKSLADEFVWMDVLEDKLRGEMMDLQHGSLFLQIPKVVADKDYSVTASSKIIVVTGGGQQEGESPFNLVQRNVSVFKFIVPQMVKYSPDCIIIVVSNPVDILTYVTWKLSGLPKHHVIGSGCNQDGARFCYFMAEKLGLHPSSCHGWILGEHCHSNVAVWNGVNVAAVCLRELNPEMGTDNDSENWKGVRKMVVESAYEVFKLEGYTS; this comes from the exons ATGAGGGCAGTCCAACAGGAACAGAGATCCAAG aaaaacaacaacaacaacaaaactgattGCACCAGTTGCAGAAGAAGAGGCAACCATCCCAACAACAAGATCACTGTAGTGGGTGTTGCACAACTCGGTATGGCGTGTGCCATCAACATTCTGGGAAAGTCTCTGGCAGATGAATTTGTTTGGATGGATGTTTTGGAAGATAAACTCAGAGGAGAAATGATGGATCTGCAACATGGGAGCTTATTTCTTCAGATACCTAAAGTTGTGGCAGACAAGGATTATTCTGTAACTGCCAGTTCTAAGATTATAGTGGTAACTGGAGGCGgccagcaggagggagagagcccTTTCAATCTGGTGCAGAGGAATGTTAGTGTCTTCAAATTCATTGTTCCTCAGATGGTCAAGTACAGTCCTGATTGTATCATAATTGTGGTTTCCAACCCAGTGGATATTCTCACATATGTTACCTGGAAACTCAGTGGACTACCCAAGCACCATGTGATTGGAAGTGGGTGTAATCAGGATGGGGCTAGATTTTGctattttatggctgaaaaacTTGGCCTTCATCCCAGCAGCTGCCATGGATGGATTTTGGGAGAACATTGCCACTCAAATGTGGCTGTGTGGAATGGAGTGAATGTGGCAGCTGTTTGTCTCCGGGAACTGAATCCAGAAATGGGAACAGACAATGACAGTGAAAACTGGAAGGGAGTGCGTAAGATGGTGGTCGAAAGTGCCTACGAAGTCTTCAAGCTAGAAGGATATACCAGCTGA